Part of the Vigna angularis cultivar LongXiaoDou No.4 chromosome 1, ASM1680809v1, whole genome shotgun sequence genome, TTAACCAACACACCATCCTCCACTCATTCTCTTTCAATTTCatccctctcttctctctcaggTAACAACTGCAACTCCATAATCctgttttcaattttcaatttttttgtaaaaattaatgaaCCATTTGTGTTTAAGGTTGCAATGGAGTGTTTGGAAGCAGTGTTGAAGAGCAGTTTCAGAAAAGACATGGCCCTCAAACTCAGCCCCCAAGCGTTCCCGGAGGACCTTAACATGCAAAACGTCACCTCTTCCGACGACTTATTCGTCGACGACCTTCTCGACTTTTCGCTCCTCGAAAACGAAGAACCTGACCAACACAAACACAGCCACCATTCAACCTCCGTTTCCCCTCGCAACGACAACCACCATATGTACAATTGCAACCACTCCTTCAACGACAATTTCAATACCGAACTCACTCTTCCGGTACTTCTCTTCCCATTTCGCGTTAAAAACTTTTTCGTTTCTGTTTTCACCAAAGTCTTAATTTTTACAGGCGGAGGAAGTTGCGGACTTGGAATGGGTATCTCATTTCATCGAAGACTCTTTCTCCAAATACTCTCTTTCCTTCCCCGCAACCGTCACGCAGAGCCTCGCTGAGAAACCGCCGGAACCGGGAAACGCCGGTTTTACTTTCAAAACCCTCGTTCCGGCCAAGCCAAGGAGCAAGCGAACCAGAACCGGGGTTCGGGTTTGGCCGCTGAGGTCACCCTCGTCTTTCACCGACACGTCGTCTCCCGACAGCCCTTTGGTAATTTGCGCAGCCACGTCCAAAGACCACCACCCGGAGGACAAGAGGGCGAAGAAACGGGCGGC contains:
- the LOC108335021 gene encoding GATA transcription factor 5: MECLEAVLKSSFRKDMALKLSPQAFPEDLNMQNVTSSDDLFVDDLLDFSLLENEEPDQHKHSHHSTSVSPRNDNHHMYNCNHSFNDNFNTELTLPAEEVADLEWVSHFIEDSFSKYSLSFPATVTQSLAEKPPEPGNAGFTFKTLVPAKPRSKRTRTGVRVWPLRSPSSFTDTSSPDSPLVICAATSKDHHPEDKRAKKRAASDGGAARRCSHCGVQKTPQWRTGPLGAKTLCNACGVRYKSGRLLPEYRPACSPTFSSELHSNHHRKVLEMRQKKEAGPGPDTGSPASVPGF